One Denticeps clupeoides chromosome 3, fDenClu1.1, whole genome shotgun sequence DNA window includes the following coding sequences:
- the brat1 gene encoding integrator complex assembly factor BRAT1 isoform X1 — protein MDGDCGALLPRVLKVLADPTFDIPDDTCLEKLLDWLQDQARLEDAQSLVQEHPCIPHFISAVCTSESPDAAILAFAVKFTGILAANEGAFLRLDETGVIRMVFGCEEGIMKEMWEDPSVRSAWLHGLGGLVQHERGLRFFCESGLNRVALECQHDKSLFVTSGANNLLAHILNFACLPQCEESVQGDVTCRSAWDRLTVDIVKHISDTLSSDAQFQRRQALKLLALTLPGCRRPLLDRLWAAVLGPLELQIKMEPNSLVLPVMETLEAASRTDLFGQSDARIEDLIEAMLTSGDPNKVIQSASAIIHLEQCSESLKRKALDFILQPLLLISSSSTDTPSPVNGDSVKVHRAVLEGQLTQKSTCVPLLSLSLTSVSKLTSMEFQFMEIPEQLVIGAVMELLWMCLGESKTSTHLIGCSRLQRCCLDALSNLSTCQGGSAIRKNVLEALYHCLRNPDSEPTVLQKSLQAVLKWICVGSYSSELTEFLSQDLFPVLKRRVCDVQWEVRDSTLEFITQLSAHFTDNSVYRELLDCSGILPLLLASAEDGESYVRASAIAALGQAVTTLGPQGVQDPQSGLQDDVVTRLMTILAEDSEGFSRRAVVKVFTSWLKYQDSPPGLDLHGVLSLGSDDLDWEVKMYTLELAEALINKSLGLSFPNEPSPGPERPDVTEAQKKLEENRVLPVLLKNLFDYDRPVAHKACQLLLRLREDLGLTAGSCDSVEATAILGGGQSAEEMVKTWLKKRANSKSTSASESLQKTPDRTAGACVAASDWPTKLSFWELLNCLDLELRAQTLSLSSDHVVTSPRSLMEDILSAAQQSEDNMVDCY, from the exons ATGGACGGTGACTGCGGTGCGCTGCTGCCCCGTGTACTGAAGGTTTTGGCCGATCCGACGTTCGACATCCCCGACGATACCTGCCTGGAAAAGCTCCTGGACTGGCTGCAGGACCAGGCCCGTCTCG AAGATGCCCAGTCCCTTGTGCAGGAGCATCCATGCATACCGCACTTCATTTCAGCCGTGTGTACGTCCGAGAGTCCGGATGCCGCAATCCTCGCCTTTGCTGTTAAATTCACTGGTATTTTGGCTGCAAATGAGGGAGCGTTTCTTCGCTTAGAT GAGACTGGCGTCATCAGGATGGTCTTCGGGTGTGAGGAGGGGATCATGAAAGAAATGTGGGAAGATCCCTCAGTGAGAAGCGCTTGGCTGCATGGCCTTGGGGGTTTGGTGCAGCACGAACGAGGACTGCGTTTCTTCTGTGAAAGTG GCCTCAACAGAGTTGCCCTTGAGTGTCAGCACGACAAAAGTCTCTTTGTCACATCTGGAGCCAACAATCTACTTGCGCATATTTTGAACTTTGCCTGCCTACCACAATGTGAAGAGTCAGTTCAGGGCGATGTCACCTGCAGGTCAGCTTGGGACAGACTTACCGTGGACATCGTCAAACATATTAGCGACACGCTGTCCTCAGACGCCCAATTTCAGCGCCGACAGGCCCTGAAGCTGCTGGCCCTAACGCTCCCCGGCTGCAGGCGTCCTCTCCTGGATAGACTCTGGGCAGCAGTACTGGGTCCTCTGGAGCTCCAGATTAAAATGGAGCCAAACTCGCTTGTCCTGCCTGTTATGGAGACCCTCGAAGCTGCCTCCAG GACTGACCTGTTCGGCCAATCAGATGCCAGAATAGAGGATCTGATTGAGGCGATGCTGACATCAGGAGACCCAAATAAAGTTATTCAGTCTGCTTCAGCCATTATACACCTGGAACAATg CTCTGAGAGTTTGAAGAGGAAAGCCCTTGATTTCATCCTTCAGCCATTACTGCTCATCTCATCTTCCTCCACAGACACACCCAGCCCAG TGAATGGTGACAGTGTCAAAGTTCACAGAGCTGTCTTGGAGGGACAGCTGACCCAGAAGTCCACCTGTGTTCCTCtactttctctgtctctcacaaGTGTTTCTAAACTGACCAGCATG GAGTTCCAGTTTATGGAGATCCCGGAACAGCTGGTTATCGGTGCTGTGATGGAGCTGCTGTGGATGTGTCTTGGAGAAAGCAAAACCTCcacacatctgattggctgcagtAGGCTTCAGAGGTGTTGCCTAGATGCGTTGTCCAACCTCAGCACATGTCAAG GAGGTTCAGCTATTAGGAAGAATGTTCTGGAAGCCCTATACCATTGCCTTCGGAATCCTGATTCAGAACCGACG gTGTTGCAGAAATCCCTGCAGGCTGTGTTGAAGTGGATTTGTGTTGGTTCCTATTCTTCTGAACTGACAGAGTTTCTCAGTCAGG ACCTGTTCCCAGTGCTGAAGAGGCGTGTGTGTGATGTTCAGTGGGAGGTGCGGGACTCGACATTGGAGTTTATTACCCAACTATCTGCTCACTTCACAG ATAACTCTGTGTATCGAGAGCTCCTGGATTGCAGTGGTATTTTGCCTCTACTGCTCGCCTCTGCTGAGGATGGCGAGAGTTACGTCAGAGCCAGCGCCATCGCCGCTCTCGGTCAGGCGGTTACCACCTTAGGCCCACAGGGGGTGCAAGACCCCCAAAGCGGTTTACAG GATGATGTCGTCACCCGTCTGATGACCATCTTGGCAGAGGACTCTGAGGGTTTTTCCCGACGTGCCGTCGTTAAAGTGTTCACCTCATGGCTGAAGTACCAAGATTCTCCTCCTGGCCTGGACCTGCATGGGGTCTTGTCACTAGGCAGTGATGACTTAGATTGGGAGGTGAAAATGTACACACTGGAGCTGGCGGAGGCATTAATAAATAAGTCACTTGGACTCTCTTTTCCTAATGAGCCCAGTCCTGGCCCAGAAAGACCGGACGTTACAGAAGCCCAGAAAAAGTTGGAGGAGAACAGGGTTTTACCAGTGCTCCTCAAGAACCTGTTTGATTATGATCGACCTGTTGCCCATAAAGCCTGTCAGCTCCTGCTTCGGCTCAGGGAGGACCTGGGGCTCACGGCAGGGTCATGTGATTCAGTGGAGGCCACAGCCATTTTAGGTGGAGGTCAGTCTGCAGAGGAAATGGTGAAGACTTGGCTGAAGAAGAGGGCCAACAGCAAAAGTACCTCAGCATCAGAAAGCTTACAGAAGACGCCTGATAGGACTGCGGGTGCATGTGTGGCAGCATCTGATTGGCCTACAAAACTAAGTTTTTGGGAGCTCTTGAACTGTCTTGATCTGGAGTTGAGGGCACAGACTTTGTCCCTGAGCAGTGACCATGTGGTGACATCACCCCGGTCTCTGATGGAGGACATCCTGTCTGCAGCCCAGCAGAGTGAGGACAATATGGTCGACTGCTACTGA
- the brat1 gene encoding integrator complex assembly factor BRAT1 isoform X2 translates to MDGDCGALLPRVLKVLADPTFDIPDDTCLEKLLDWLQDQARLDAQSLVQEHPCIPHFISAVCTSESPDAAILAFAVKFTGILAANEGAFLRLDETGVIRMVFGCEEGIMKEMWEDPSVRSAWLHGLGGLVQHERGLRFFCESGLNRVALECQHDKSLFVTSGANNLLAHILNFACLPQCEESVQGDVTCRSAWDRLTVDIVKHISDTLSSDAQFQRRQALKLLALTLPGCRRPLLDRLWAAVLGPLELQIKMEPNSLVLPVMETLEAASRTDLFGQSDARIEDLIEAMLTSGDPNKVIQSASAIIHLEQCSESLKRKALDFILQPLLLISSSSTDTPSPVNGDSVKVHRAVLEGQLTQKSTCVPLLSLSLTSVSKLTSMEFQFMEIPEQLVIGAVMELLWMCLGESKTSTHLIGCSRLQRCCLDALSNLSTCQGGSAIRKNVLEALYHCLRNPDSEPTVLQKSLQAVLKWICVGSYSSELTEFLSQDLFPVLKRRVCDVQWEVRDSTLEFITQLSAHFTDNSVYRELLDCSGILPLLLASAEDGESYVRASAIAALGQAVTTLGPQGVQDPQSGLQDDVVTRLMTILAEDSEGFSRRAVVKVFTSWLKYQDSPPGLDLHGVLSLGSDDLDWEVKMYTLELAEALINKSLGLSFPNEPSPGPERPDVTEAQKKLEENRVLPVLLKNLFDYDRPVAHKACQLLLRLREDLGLTAGSCDSVEATAILGGGQSAEEMVKTWLKKRANSKSTSASESLQKTPDRTAGACVAASDWPTKLSFWELLNCLDLELRAQTLSLSSDHVVTSPRSLMEDILSAAQQSEDNMVDCY, encoded by the exons ATGGACGGTGACTGCGGTGCGCTGCTGCCCCGTGTACTGAAGGTTTTGGCCGATCCGACGTTCGACATCCCCGACGATACCTGCCTGGAAAAGCTCCTGGACTGGCTGCAGGACCAGGCCCGTCTCG ATGCCCAGTCCCTTGTGCAGGAGCATCCATGCATACCGCACTTCATTTCAGCCGTGTGTACGTCCGAGAGTCCGGATGCCGCAATCCTCGCCTTTGCTGTTAAATTCACTGGTATTTTGGCTGCAAATGAGGGAGCGTTTCTTCGCTTAGAT GAGACTGGCGTCATCAGGATGGTCTTCGGGTGTGAGGAGGGGATCATGAAAGAAATGTGGGAAGATCCCTCAGTGAGAAGCGCTTGGCTGCATGGCCTTGGGGGTTTGGTGCAGCACGAACGAGGACTGCGTTTCTTCTGTGAAAGTG GCCTCAACAGAGTTGCCCTTGAGTGTCAGCACGACAAAAGTCTCTTTGTCACATCTGGAGCCAACAATCTACTTGCGCATATTTTGAACTTTGCCTGCCTACCACAATGTGAAGAGTCAGTTCAGGGCGATGTCACCTGCAGGTCAGCTTGGGACAGACTTACCGTGGACATCGTCAAACATATTAGCGACACGCTGTCCTCAGACGCCCAATTTCAGCGCCGACAGGCCCTGAAGCTGCTGGCCCTAACGCTCCCCGGCTGCAGGCGTCCTCTCCTGGATAGACTCTGGGCAGCAGTACTGGGTCCTCTGGAGCTCCAGATTAAAATGGAGCCAAACTCGCTTGTCCTGCCTGTTATGGAGACCCTCGAAGCTGCCTCCAG GACTGACCTGTTCGGCCAATCAGATGCCAGAATAGAGGATCTGATTGAGGCGATGCTGACATCAGGAGACCCAAATAAAGTTATTCAGTCTGCTTCAGCCATTATACACCTGGAACAATg CTCTGAGAGTTTGAAGAGGAAAGCCCTTGATTTCATCCTTCAGCCATTACTGCTCATCTCATCTTCCTCCACAGACACACCCAGCCCAG TGAATGGTGACAGTGTCAAAGTTCACAGAGCTGTCTTGGAGGGACAGCTGACCCAGAAGTCCACCTGTGTTCCTCtactttctctgtctctcacaaGTGTTTCTAAACTGACCAGCATG GAGTTCCAGTTTATGGAGATCCCGGAACAGCTGGTTATCGGTGCTGTGATGGAGCTGCTGTGGATGTGTCTTGGAGAAAGCAAAACCTCcacacatctgattggctgcagtAGGCTTCAGAGGTGTTGCCTAGATGCGTTGTCCAACCTCAGCACATGTCAAG GAGGTTCAGCTATTAGGAAGAATGTTCTGGAAGCCCTATACCATTGCCTTCGGAATCCTGATTCAGAACCGACG gTGTTGCAGAAATCCCTGCAGGCTGTGTTGAAGTGGATTTGTGTTGGTTCCTATTCTTCTGAACTGACAGAGTTTCTCAGTCAGG ACCTGTTCCCAGTGCTGAAGAGGCGTGTGTGTGATGTTCAGTGGGAGGTGCGGGACTCGACATTGGAGTTTATTACCCAACTATCTGCTCACTTCACAG ATAACTCTGTGTATCGAGAGCTCCTGGATTGCAGTGGTATTTTGCCTCTACTGCTCGCCTCTGCTGAGGATGGCGAGAGTTACGTCAGAGCCAGCGCCATCGCCGCTCTCGGTCAGGCGGTTACCACCTTAGGCCCACAGGGGGTGCAAGACCCCCAAAGCGGTTTACAG GATGATGTCGTCACCCGTCTGATGACCATCTTGGCAGAGGACTCTGAGGGTTTTTCCCGACGTGCCGTCGTTAAAGTGTTCACCTCATGGCTGAAGTACCAAGATTCTCCTCCTGGCCTGGACCTGCATGGGGTCTTGTCACTAGGCAGTGATGACTTAGATTGGGAGGTGAAAATGTACACACTGGAGCTGGCGGAGGCATTAATAAATAAGTCACTTGGACTCTCTTTTCCTAATGAGCCCAGTCCTGGCCCAGAAAGACCGGACGTTACAGAAGCCCAGAAAAAGTTGGAGGAGAACAGGGTTTTACCAGTGCTCCTCAAGAACCTGTTTGATTATGATCGACCTGTTGCCCATAAAGCCTGTCAGCTCCTGCTTCGGCTCAGGGAGGACCTGGGGCTCACGGCAGGGTCATGTGATTCAGTGGAGGCCACAGCCATTTTAGGTGGAGGTCAGTCTGCAGAGGAAATGGTGAAGACTTGGCTGAAGAAGAGGGCCAACAGCAAAAGTACCTCAGCATCAGAAAGCTTACAGAAGACGCCTGATAGGACTGCGGGTGCATGTGTGGCAGCATCTGATTGGCCTACAAAACTAAGTTTTTGGGAGCTCTTGAACTGTCTTGATCTGGAGTTGAGGGCACAGACTTTGTCCCTGAGCAGTGACCATGTGGTGACATCACCCCGGTCTCTGATGGAGGACATCCTGTCTGCAGCCCAGCAGAGTGAGGACAATATGGTCGACTGCTACTGA
- the brat1 gene encoding integrator complex assembly factor BRAT1 isoform X3, translating to MDGDCGALLPRVLKVLADPTFDIPDDTCLEKLLDWLQDQARLEDAQSLVQEHPCIPHFISAVCTSESPDAAILAFAVKFTGILAANEGAFLRLDETGVIRMVFGCEEGIMKEMWEDPSVRSAWLHGLGGLVQHERGLRFFCESGLNRVALECQHDKSLFVTSGANNLLAHILNFACLPQCEESVQGDVTCRSAWDRLTVDIVKHISDTLSSDAQFQRRQALKLLALTLPGCRRPLLDRLWAAVLGPLELQIKMEPNSLVLPVMETLEAASRTDLFGQSDARIEDLIEAMLTSGDPNKVIQSASAIIHLEQCSESLKRKALDFILQPLLLISSSSTDTPSPVNGDSVKVHRAVLEGQLTQKSTCVPLLSLSLTSVSKLTSMEFQFMEIPEQLVIGAVMELLWMCLGESKTSTHLIGCSRLQRCCLDALSNLSTCQGGSAIRKNVLEALYHCLRNPDSEPTVLQKSLQAVLKWICVGSYSSELTEFLSQDLFPVLKRRVCDVQWEVRDSTLEFITQLSAHFTDNSVYRELLDCSGILPLLLASAEDGESYVRASAIAALGQAVTTLGPQGVQDPQSGLQVSRFCLPFKCCSLTLLQIFHLSTCVVSLKKVKEGCPLDSGKQTVSKPKPRQTEWHKIQFQKAFPGNKVTADCYGVFPPCSLKVNFTGVNHECSNQRGGNWKKKNRYFSLTVYRFKSPSTS from the exons ATGGACGGTGACTGCGGTGCGCTGCTGCCCCGTGTACTGAAGGTTTTGGCCGATCCGACGTTCGACATCCCCGACGATACCTGCCTGGAAAAGCTCCTGGACTGGCTGCAGGACCAGGCCCGTCTCG AAGATGCCCAGTCCCTTGTGCAGGAGCATCCATGCATACCGCACTTCATTTCAGCCGTGTGTACGTCCGAGAGTCCGGATGCCGCAATCCTCGCCTTTGCTGTTAAATTCACTGGTATTTTGGCTGCAAATGAGGGAGCGTTTCTTCGCTTAGAT GAGACTGGCGTCATCAGGATGGTCTTCGGGTGTGAGGAGGGGATCATGAAAGAAATGTGGGAAGATCCCTCAGTGAGAAGCGCTTGGCTGCATGGCCTTGGGGGTTTGGTGCAGCACGAACGAGGACTGCGTTTCTTCTGTGAAAGTG GCCTCAACAGAGTTGCCCTTGAGTGTCAGCACGACAAAAGTCTCTTTGTCACATCTGGAGCCAACAATCTACTTGCGCATATTTTGAACTTTGCCTGCCTACCACAATGTGAAGAGTCAGTTCAGGGCGATGTCACCTGCAGGTCAGCTTGGGACAGACTTACCGTGGACATCGTCAAACATATTAGCGACACGCTGTCCTCAGACGCCCAATTTCAGCGCCGACAGGCCCTGAAGCTGCTGGCCCTAACGCTCCCCGGCTGCAGGCGTCCTCTCCTGGATAGACTCTGGGCAGCAGTACTGGGTCCTCTGGAGCTCCAGATTAAAATGGAGCCAAACTCGCTTGTCCTGCCTGTTATGGAGACCCTCGAAGCTGCCTCCAG GACTGACCTGTTCGGCCAATCAGATGCCAGAATAGAGGATCTGATTGAGGCGATGCTGACATCAGGAGACCCAAATAAAGTTATTCAGTCTGCTTCAGCCATTATACACCTGGAACAATg CTCTGAGAGTTTGAAGAGGAAAGCCCTTGATTTCATCCTTCAGCCATTACTGCTCATCTCATCTTCCTCCACAGACACACCCAGCCCAG TGAATGGTGACAGTGTCAAAGTTCACAGAGCTGTCTTGGAGGGACAGCTGACCCAGAAGTCCACCTGTGTTCCTCtactttctctgtctctcacaaGTGTTTCTAAACTGACCAGCATG GAGTTCCAGTTTATGGAGATCCCGGAACAGCTGGTTATCGGTGCTGTGATGGAGCTGCTGTGGATGTGTCTTGGAGAAAGCAAAACCTCcacacatctgattggctgcagtAGGCTTCAGAGGTGTTGCCTAGATGCGTTGTCCAACCTCAGCACATGTCAAG GAGGTTCAGCTATTAGGAAGAATGTTCTGGAAGCCCTATACCATTGCCTTCGGAATCCTGATTCAGAACCGACG gTGTTGCAGAAATCCCTGCAGGCTGTGTTGAAGTGGATTTGTGTTGGTTCCTATTCTTCTGAACTGACAGAGTTTCTCAGTCAGG ACCTGTTCCCAGTGCTGAAGAGGCGTGTGTGTGATGTTCAGTGGGAGGTGCGGGACTCGACATTGGAGTTTATTACCCAACTATCTGCTCACTTCACAG ATAACTCTGTGTATCGAGAGCTCCTGGATTGCAGTGGTATTTTGCCTCTACTGCTCGCCTCTGCTGAGGATGGCGAGAGTTACGTCAGAGCCAGCGCCATCGCCGCTCTCGGTCAGGCGGTTACCACCTTAGGCCCACAGGGGGTGCAAGACCCCCAAAGCGGTTTACAGGTCTCCCGTTTTTGCTTACCATTTAAATGCTGTTCCTTGACATTGCTTCAGATCTTCCACCTATCGACCTGTGTGGTCAGTCTGAAGAAGGTGAAGGAAGGCTGCCCTTTGGACAGCGGAAAACAGACCGTGTCGAAACCAAAACCCAGACAAACTGAATGGCATAAAATCCAGTTCCAAAAGGCTTTCCCTGGGAATAAAGTCACAGCAGATTGCTATGGTGTATTTCCCCCATGCAGCTTGAAAGTAAATTTTACGGGGGTTAATCACGAGTGTTCGAACCAGAGGGGTGGaaattggaaaaagaaaaacagatacTTCAGTCTGACGGTGTACCGATTTAAATCGCCAAGCACCTCCTAG